A genomic window from Oceanobacillus timonensis includes:
- a CDS encoding response regulator transcription factor — protein MSYHIGLVEDDKNIQDIVDAYLKKEGYQITVLDNAEDGWALWENNPPDMWVLDIMLPGMDGYEFCKKIRNESDVPIIIISAKDEEIDKILGLELGSDDYLTKPFSPRELIARIKRLFKRVQPNSVDKEADDRVKVDQLLVYKNERRVFFEGIEYETTAKEYDMLLLLAENPNRAFSREELLVKVWGDDYFGSDRAVDDLMKRIRKKMEDIPLETVWGFGYRLRKDEEA, from the coding sequence ATGTCTTATCACATTGGGTTGGTAGAAGATGATAAAAATATACAAGATATTGTGGATGCTTATTTGAAAAAAGAAGGGTACCAGATAACGGTCCTGGATAATGCGGAAGATGGCTGGGCATTATGGGAAAATAACCCGCCGGATATGTGGGTGTTAGATATCATGCTTCCGGGAATGGACGGTTATGAATTTTGTAAGAAGATCCGTAATGAAAGTGATGTTCCCATCATTATTATTTCTGCTAAAGATGAGGAAATTGACAAAATTCTAGGTCTGGAGCTAGGTAGTGATGATTATTTAACAAAACCATTCAGCCCAAGGGAACTTATCGCTCGTATCAAAAGATTGTTTAAACGGGTACAGCCGAATTCTGTTGATAAGGAAGCGGATGACCGGGTAAAGGTAGATCAACTTCTTGTTTATAAAAATGAACGCAGAGTATTTTTTGAAGGGATAGAATATGAAACAACAGCAAAAGAATACGACATGCTGCTGTTGTTGGCGGAGAATCCCAACCGTGCTTTTTCCCGGGAAGAACTGCTGGTAAAAGTATGGGGCGATGATTATTTTGGCAGTGACCGTGCCGTAGATGATTTAATGAAACGAATCCGTAAAAAGATGGAAGATATTCCTCTGGAGACCGTATGGGGATTCGGTTATCGCTTAAGAAAAGATGAGGAAGCATAA
- a CDS encoding S1C family serine protease, with product MSNNDFENERNNDVSNDFENKNDPSTDEASTVHTNKSEQNRTIDEQQTTYAASPEQKPQRAKKSRRWFSGFLGGAVGGIVSSILVILLLGNQLLPASEGVSDSSGGESASSDTSESIVPTIASDDADVSTDISEVSQAVVGIINMQQQSLWDDSEEAGTGSGIVYKKENGKAYVITNNHVVEGAEQLQVALDDEHQVDATVLGTDALTDLAVLEIDGEYVDTVANMGSDEDAEVGETVMAIGNPLGMEFNNSVTRGIISGLNRNVEVDTNGDGAPDWVTEVLQTDAAINPGNSGGALVNENGDVIGINSMKISQSQVEGIGFAIPIDEALPIIDKLETDGEVSRPLIGISTAPLSQVPPEYQQEISLPEDIEGGMVVANVQSGSPADNADLQQFDVITKINGNPVTSIIDLRKELFDQGQAGEHVEIEFARDGELHSITLKMDELKENQPQENQQG from the coding sequence ATGAGTAATAATGATTTTGAAAATGAAAGAAATAATGATGTATCGAATGATTTCGAAAATAAAAATGACCCTTCAACGGATGAAGCATCGACAGTGCATACAAATAAATCGGAGCAAAATAGAACAATAGACGAACAACAGACAACATATGCTGCTTCACCGGAACAGAAGCCGCAAAGAGCCAAAAAATCAAGACGTTGGTTCAGCGGTTTTTTAGGTGGAGCAGTTGGCGGTATTGTTTCTTCCATACTCGTTATTTTGCTCTTAGGGAATCAATTATTGCCGGCTTCTGAAGGCGTTTCGGACTCATCAGGAGGAGAAAGTGCATCATCTGATACTTCCGAATCCATTGTTCCTACAATTGCTTCTGACGACGCAGATGTCTCTACGGATATTTCAGAAGTATCGCAAGCTGTTGTAGGAATCATTAATATGCAACAGCAAAGCTTATGGGACGATAGTGAGGAAGCAGGAACTGGTTCTGGCATCGTCTATAAAAAAGAAAATGGAAAAGCATATGTTATCACGAATAACCATGTGGTAGAAGGCGCTGAGCAGCTGCAAGTAGCTCTGGATGATGAACATCAAGTAGATGCGACCGTGCTTGGAACAGATGCTTTAACCGATTTGGCTGTGCTTGAAATCGATGGAGAATATGTCGATACAGTAGCTAATATGGGTTCTGATGAAGATGCGGAAGTCGGAGAAACGGTTATGGCTATTGGTAACCCGCTTGGAATGGAATTTAATAATAGTGTCACAAGAGGGATTATCAGCGGATTAAATCGTAATGTAGAAGTGGATACAAACGGAGATGGCGCTCCGGATTGGGTCACAGAGGTTCTGCAAACAGATGCAGCTATCAATCCTGGTAACAGCGGCGGCGCATTAGTGAATGAGAACGGGGATGTCATCGGAATTAACTCCATGAAAATCTCTCAAAGCCAGGTAGAAGGTATCGGCTTTGCTATTCCAATTGATGAGGCATTGCCAATCATTGACAAACTGGAAACAGACGGCGAGGTATCCCGCCCATTAATCGGCATTTCCACCGCCCCATTAAGCCAGGTACCACCGGAATATCAACAAGAAATTTCGTTGCCTGAAGATATAGAAGGCGGTATGGTTGTTGCTAATGTCCAATCTGGTTCACCAGCAGATAATGCAGACTTGCAGCAATTTGATGTCATTACAAAAATAAATGGCAATCCTGTCACATCCATTATTGATTTGCGGAAAGAATTGTTTGATCAAGGTCAAGCCGGAGAACATGTAGAAATCGAGTTTGCTCGGGATGGAGAATTGCATTCCATTACCTTGAAAATGGATGAATTGAAAGAAAACCAACCGCAGGAAAACCAACAAGGATAA
- a CDS encoding zinc ribbon domain-containing protein → MICPSCNQETEEGKFCTNCGSPLHQQGEPESTSTERNAEVHTETPQQESATTSEASSEASQFNATFEKVKTGSNNYWNYFITRIKNPNVAFKDNESHVTNSIITAIILSLATVLFFYGILNTLFNDTRSFGSNESLSNYVPFFSTILKGILIFIILFFAGLIANFTTFKLVKHPISFIHQFTRYTGTLVPFTGLFVALAILSLLGIVKIDLWDILSRGIQIIETGSYGTFPWGIAFITFLFIIIMYVNPLIHMMYALIQEKTKLSFYFTIVSFIITLVIVGVLNNFFITDTITNIIEPID, encoded by the coding sequence TTGATTTGCCCATCGTGTAATCAAGAAACGGAGGAAGGAAAGTTTTGTACGAATTGCGGCTCCCCATTGCACCAACAGGGTGAACCGGAAAGTACATCAACAGAAAGGAATGCAGAGGTACATACGGAAACACCTCAACAAGAAAGTGCTACAACATCCGAAGCGAGTTCCGAAGCATCTCAGTTCAATGCAACGTTCGAGAAAGTAAAAACAGGGTCCAATAACTACTGGAATTATTTTATTACTCGAATTAAAAACCCAAACGTTGCTTTTAAAGATAATGAGTCGCATGTGACAAATTCTATTATTACGGCAATTATATTGTCACTTGCTACTGTATTATTTTTTTACGGAATTCTTAATACATTATTTAACGATACTCGTTCCTTTGGAAGTAATGAATCATTAAGCAATTATGTACCTTTTTTCTCCACTATCCTGAAGGGAATACTTATTTTTATCATTCTTTTCTTTGCCGGACTCATTGCGAACTTTACTACATTTAAACTTGTAAAGCACCCTATTTCTTTTATACATCAATTTACTCGTTATACAGGGACTCTTGTACCATTTACTGGTTTATTTGTTGCTTTAGCTATATTATCTCTGTTAGGAATTGTTAAGATTGATTTATGGGATATACTTTCCAGAGGAATACAAATTATAGAAACAGGATCGTACGGAACTTTTCCATGGGGCATAGCCTTTATCACTTTTTTGTTTATCATTATAATGTATGTTAACCCTTTAATTCATATGATGTATGCACTTATCCAAGAAAAAACAAAGCTGAGTTTTTATTTTACGATTGTGTCATTTATAATAACCTTAGTTATCGTTGGAGTTTTGAATAACTTTTTTATTACGGATACAATTACAAACATAATTGAACCCATAGATTGA
- a CDS encoding TraR/DksA C4-type zinc finger protein yields MKVNMEQLKQRLLARQEELIERVNEKTEMKYEFSQEVIGELSNYDNHPADTGTELFEREKDSALERHAESELEDINKAIHAMEEGTYGICKVCGGNIEPERLEALPTADCCKQHAEQWAFHGETTPKETFKVREDGGENSWEDVQQYGTSSYTPDYHDGTGIPEDGQESSDNIEVEDFLGADIEGKYTGVMPNHEAYEDALDKEEE; encoded by the coding sequence ATGAAAGTAAATATGGAACAGCTGAAGCAGCGTCTGCTTGCAAGACAAGAGGAGTTAATTGAACGGGTAAATGAAAAGACAGAAATGAAATATGAGTTCAGTCAGGAGGTAATAGGTGAATTATCCAATTATGATAATCATCCTGCTGATACAGGAACGGAGCTTTTTGAACGGGAAAAGGATAGTGCTCTGGAGCGGCATGCTGAATCGGAACTAGAGGACATCAATAAGGCAATTCATGCGATGGAAGAAGGAACTTATGGAATTTGCAAGGTATGTGGAGGAAATATTGAACCGGAACGGCTGGAAGCTTTACCAACTGCAGATTGTTGCAAGCAGCATGCCGAGCAGTGGGCATTCCATGGGGAAACAACCCCCAAAGAAACGTTTAAAGTAAGGGAAGATGGCGGTGAGAACAGCTGGGAAGATGTACAGCAATATGGAACTTCCAGTTATACCCCGGATTATCACGACGGTACCGGAATTCCAGAAGATGGGCAAGAAAGTTCCGATAATATAGAAGTGGAAGACTTTCTAGGCGCAGATATAGAAGGGAAGTATACAGGAGTTATGCCCAATCATGAAGCGTATGAAGATGCACTGGATAAAGAAGAAGAGTGA
- a CDS encoding NAD(P)-dependent oxidoreductase — protein sequence MNIFTKETDKMVTASTASIGFIGLGVMGKSMVKNLMNAGYSLHVYTRTKSKAEELLELGADWHENPASVAQASDVIITMVGYPVDVQNVYFGDQGILNHAKKGAYVVDMTTSKPSLAIEIYEEAKNKGFTALDAPVSGGDIGAKNGTMAIMVGGDKEAYHEVAPIFRVLGERITLLGPAGAGQHTKMANQIAIATNMIGVCESILYARKAGLDAEEVLATISTGAAASFSLSNLGKRMIEKDYEPGFYVKHFIKDMEIALESAHNMGMPAPGLELALNLYKDLADMGEADSGTQALIKLLAHEAEMTL from the coding sequence ATAAATATTTTTACAAAGGAGACGGATAAAATGGTAACTGCATCAACAGCATCAATCGGTTTTATTGGTTTAGGCGTTATGGGGAAAAGCATGGTTAAAAATTTGATGAATGCCGGCTATAGCCTGCATGTTTACACCAGAACAAAATCAAAAGCAGAAGAACTATTGGAACTTGGCGCAGATTGGCATGAGAACCCGGCCAGTGTAGCTCAGGCAAGTGATGTGATTATTACAATGGTTGGTTATCCGGTGGATGTACAAAATGTTTATTTTGGAGATCAAGGTATTTTAAATCATGCCAAAAAAGGGGCTTATGTCGTTGATATGACTACGTCCAAGCCCAGTTTGGCAATTGAAATTTACGAAGAGGCAAAAAACAAAGGTTTCACCGCTTTAGATGCACCAGTTTCCGGGGGAGATATCGGTGCAAAAAATGGAACGATGGCAATTATGGTTGGCGGAGACAAGGAAGCCTACCATGAAGTCGCTCCGATTTTCCGTGTTCTCGGAGAAAGAATTACGTTACTTGGACCGGCAGGAGCAGGACAGCATACAAAAATGGCCAACCAAATTGCGATTGCAACAAATATGATTGGCGTTTGTGAATCCATTCTTTATGCAAGAAAAGCCGGATTAGATGCAGAAGAAGTACTCGCCACGATTTCTACCGGAGCTGCTGCAAGCTTTTCCTTATCCAATTTAGGTAAAAGAATGATTGAAAAAGATTATGAGCCCGGATTTTATGTAAAACATTTTATTAAAGATATGGAGATCGCCTTAGAATCAGCTCACAATATGGGAATGCCGGCACCTGGGCTGGAGTTGGCACTAAATCTTTATAAAGATTTAGCTGATATGGGCGAGGCAGACAGCGGAACGCAAGCGTTAATTAAATTACTCGCACATGAAGCAGAAATGACACTATAA
- a CDS encoding cold shock domain-containing protein: MLMTGKVKWFNAEKGFGFIEREDGDDVFVHFSAIQAEGFKTLEEGQDVEFEIVEGNRGPQAANVVRL; encoded by the coding sequence ATGTTAATGACTGGTAAAGTAAAATGGTTTAATGCAGAAAAAGGTTTTGGTTTCATCGAGCGTGAAGACGGAGACGACGTATTCGTACACTTCTCTGCAATTCAAGCTGAAGGATTCAAAACACTTGAAGAAGGTCAAGATGTTGAATTCGAAATTGTAGAAGGCAACCGTGGCCCACAAGCTGCAAACGTTGTTCGTCTTTAA
- a CDS encoding spore coat protein, with the protein MMQKKEWRALDYCDDNQNNQADVDEAAKQQSLTKQSSEEWIIIKDSEGVTVTTTDTQAAINLQVGIEVAIAVVLSITLADSDKAKAVFQDLDQVMKTKQSNRQKTIVEKSKDVNITTTDIDVAINVQLLIQLLVAIVVSLDIL; encoded by the coding sequence ATGATGCAAAAAAAAGAGTGGAGAGCCTTAGATTACTGTGATGACAATCAAAATAATCAAGCAGATGTAGACGAAGCAGCCAAACAACAAAGCTTAACAAAGCAGTCTTCCGAGGAATGGATTATTATCAAGGACTCTGAAGGAGTAACGGTAACAACCACAGATACGCAAGCAGCAATCAACTTACAAGTAGGGATTGAAGTAGCTATTGCCGTTGTGCTCAGTATAACATTAGCTGATTCGGATAAGGCAAAGGCTGTTTTCCAGGATTTAGACCAAGTGATGAAAACGAAACAAAGCAACCGTCAAAAAACCATTGTTGAAAAATCAAAAGACGTCAATATAACAACCACAGATATTGATGTTGCAATCAATGTTCAACTGTTAATTCAATTGCTGGTGGCAATCGTAGTCAGTCTGGATATTTTATAA
- a CDS encoding spore coat protein, with translation MSVYRSKTENTNRFHEDLYRDDYVCPPKENDYDCDTNNYQSAPAYHDNSFSPNFGETNVVQTGDEYSYMEQESAEVIWVKESCNITVSSTDTQIGASLQAALQLAISIVIRLSIADSSDEDEIEQELMQTISASQVNKQKIFIYNTKDATVTTADTDISVNIQLLLQILIALVIMIDIL, from the coding sequence ATGTCTGTCTACAGAAGTAAAACAGAAAATACCAATCGTTTCCATGAGGACTTATATAGAGACGACTATGTGTGTCCTCCGAAAGAAAATGATTATGACTGTGACACAAATAATTATCAATCAGCACCAGCTTATCATGACAATTCCTTTAGCCCGAATTTTGGGGAGACCAATGTTGTTCAAACTGGAGATGAATATTCGTATATGGAGCAGGAATCTGCAGAAGTTATCTGGGTCAAAGAATCATGCAATATCACAGTAAGTTCAACCGATACGCAGATTGGTGCATCTTTGCAAGCCGCGCTGCAATTAGCCATTTCCATTGTTATTCGTTTATCTATTGCCGATTCTTCCGATGAAGATGAAATAGAACAAGAATTAATGCAAACAATCAGCGCCAGTCAGGTAAATAAACAAAAAATATTTATTTATAATACAAAAGATGCAACCGTGACAACTGCGGATACGGATATTTCAGTAAATATTCAGTTGCTTTTACAAATACTCATTGCTTTGGTAATCATGATTGATATTCTGTAA
- a CDS encoding spore coat protein → MSGSSDKPVMSDKLVEVMVDSVFRKNGIKPEEVKNNLSEKQREMLKEMVTDLKAQVEEFQEKRNESKSE, encoded by the coding sequence ATGAGCGGATCATCCGATAAACCAGTGATGTCTGATAAATTAGTTGAAGTGATGGTGGATAGTGTCTTCCGGAAGAATGGGATCAAACCGGAAGAGGTGAAAAATAACCTATCTGAGAAGCAGCGTGAAATGTTAAAAGAAATGGTGACCGATTTAAAAGCACAGGTAGAGGAATTTCAGGAAAAAAGAAATGAATCCAAATCAGAATAA
- a CDS encoding rhodanese-related sulfurtransferase, with product METNQEYQVLLYYNYVHIEDPETFAAEHLQYCKELGLKGRILVAEEGINGTVSGTIEQTNAYMEHMHADSRFEDMTFKVDAHDQHAFKKMHVRPRNELVTLRLEEDINPLETTGNYLEPKEFYEALQDEDTVVLDARNDYEYDLGHFRGAIRPDIKTFRELPDWVQENKEMLEDKKIVTYCTGGIRCEKFSGWLKDEGFEDVSQLHGGIVSYGKDPEVQGELWDGQLYVFDERISVPVNQKEHIIIGKDYFDGEPCERYVNCANPECNRQMLASEENEHKYLRGCTHECRVTSRNLYVKEHDLSTEEIQERLAAIGETLPEQTTV from the coding sequence ATGGAAACAAATCAGGAATATCAAGTTTTACTTTATTACAACTATGTGCATATTGAAGATCCAGAAACTTTTGCGGCTGAGCATCTTCAATATTGTAAAGAACTTGGATTAAAAGGACGTATTTTAGTAGCTGAAGAAGGCATTAATGGAACTGTTTCAGGTACGATAGAACAGACAAATGCATATATGGAGCATATGCATGCTGATTCCCGCTTTGAAGATATGACATTCAAAGTAGATGCGCATGATCAACATGCTTTCAAAAAAATGCATGTACGTCCAAGAAATGAATTAGTTACGCTGCGTTTAGAAGAAGATATTAACCCATTAGAAACAACCGGCAACTATTTGGAGCCGAAAGAATTCTATGAAGCATTACAGGACGAAGATACCGTTGTATTGGATGCCCGCAACGATTATGAATATGATCTGGGACATTTCCGCGGCGCAATCCGTCCAGATATTAAGACCTTCCGTGAATTACCGGATTGGGTCCAAGAAAACAAAGAAATGCTTGAAGATAAAAAAATTGTTACGTATTGTACAGGCGGTATCCGCTGCGAGAAATTCAGCGGCTGGCTGAAAGATGAAGGATTTGAGGATGTCAGTCAGTTACATGGCGGGATCGTGTCGTATGGAAAAGATCCTGAAGTGCAAGGTGAATTATGGGATGGACAGCTTTACGTATTTGATGAGCGTATCAGCGTTCCGGTTAACCAAAAAGAACATATCATTATCGGAAAAGATTACTTTGACGGAGAACCTTGTGAACGCTACGTAAACTGCGCCAATCCGGAATGCAATCGACAAATGCTTGCTTCTGAGGAAAATGAACATAAATATTTACGCGGATGTACACACGAATGCCGTGTAACATCACGTAACCTTTATGTGAAAGAACATGATTTATCCACCGAAGAAATTCAAGAACGCTTAGCAGCTATTGGCGAAACACTTCCGGAGCAAACAACCGTTTAA
- a CDS encoding glutathione peroxidase, with the protein MTTIYDFSAKTIDGEEKQLSDYEGKVLLIVNTASKCGFTPQFEGLQKLHDQYKEQNFEVLGFPCNQFGHQDPGADEEINQFCQKNYGVTFPMFSKVDVKGKNAHPLFDFLTSEQKGILGEQIKWNFTKFLIDTDGKVAKRFGPQKNPDTIETDIEALLN; encoded by the coding sequence ATGACAACAATCTATGATTTTTCAGCAAAAACAATTGACGGGGAAGAAAAACAGCTGTCCGATTATGAGGGGAAAGTGTTGCTCATCGTAAACACAGCTAGCAAATGCGGCTTCACCCCTCAGTTCGAAGGTTTACAAAAGCTGCATGACCAGTATAAAGAACAGAACTTTGAAGTACTTGGCTTTCCATGCAATCAGTTTGGTCATCAAGACCCGGGAGCAGACGAAGAGATTAATCAATTTTGTCAAAAAAACTATGGGGTCACTTTTCCAATGTTTTCCAAAGTTGATGTTAAAGGAAAAAATGCACACCCGCTTTTTGACTTCTTAACAAGTGAACAAAAAGGCATCTTAGGGGAACAAATTAAGTGGAATTTTACGAAGTTCCTGATTGATACAGATGGAAAAGTGGCAAAACGATTTGGTCCGCAAAAAAATCCGGATACAATAGAAACAGATATTGAAGCGCTTCTAAACTAG
- a CDS encoding M20 family metallopeptidase, giving the protein MKASLKKELDTVIKDLTSLSDTIFNNPELGDQEYESMKLLTDYLTAHQFDVEKGIVGRDTAFKATYASGKPGPAIAYLAEYDALPGVGHGCGHNLIGTMSVGAGVILSKIIDDIGGTVHVFGTPAEETNGAKVPMSEQGVFDGIDAAMILHPNDVSQESGDSLAMDAIQFEYHGKTAHAAAAPEEGINALDSVLQLFNGINALRQHVKSDVRIHGVIAEGGEAANVVPDKAVAQFYVRAADRSYLNEVVEKVKNIAEGAASMTGATLNISNYELSYDDMTTNKVLSDLFTANLKETSRLPVYSSKESYGSIDMGNVSQVVPAIHPYIGLNKAGIIAHTKEFADQTITEDGHAALYEGALSLAKTGYDLLASEDTVQAMKEEFHKNEEEASV; this is encoded by the coding sequence ATGAAAGCAAGTTTAAAAAAAGAATTAGATACAGTAATCAAAGATTTAACGAGCCTAAGCGATACGATTTTTAATAATCCGGAACTGGGAGATCAAGAATATGAATCGATGAAGTTGCTGACAGATTATTTAACAGCACATCAATTTGACGTCGAAAAAGGAATTGTTGGCCGTGATACTGCATTTAAAGCAACCTATGCAAGTGGTAAGCCAGGTCCGGCGATTGCCTACTTGGCTGAATATGATGCACTCCCGGGAGTTGGGCACGGCTGCGGACATAACCTGATTGGAACAATGAGTGTCGGCGCTGGCGTCATTTTAAGTAAAATTATTGATGACATTGGCGGAACGGTTCATGTCTTTGGTACACCGGCAGAAGAGACAAACGGAGCGAAAGTCCCAATGAGTGAGCAGGGTGTATTTGATGGTATCGACGCAGCGATGATTTTACATCCGAATGATGTGTCGCAGGAAAGCGGCGACTCCTTGGCCATGGATGCGATTCAATTCGAATATCATGGAAAAACAGCACATGCTGCAGCTGCTCCGGAAGAAGGAATCAATGCACTAGACAGTGTGTTGCAATTATTTAACGGTATTAATGCATTAAGACAGCATGTCAAATCAGATGTCCGCATTCATGGTGTGATTGCGGAAGGGGGAGAGGCTGCCAATGTCGTGCCTGATAAAGCAGTTGCCCAATTTTATGTTCGGGCGGCAGATCGTTCTTACCTTAATGAAGTAGTAGAGAAGGTAAAAAATATTGCAGAAGGTGCTGCTTCAATGACAGGAGCAACATTGAATATATCCAATTACGAATTAAGCTATGATGATATGACGACAAATAAAGTATTATCCGATTTATTTACAGCCAATTTAAAAGAGACAAGCAGGCTTCCTGTTTACAGTTCAAAAGAAAGCTACGGCTCAATTGATATGGGGAATGTCAGCCAAGTGGTACCGGCAATTCACCCTTATATCGGCTTAAACAAAGCTGGAATTATTGCGCATACGAAAGAGTTTGCGGATCAAACCATTACAGAAGATGGCCATGCAGCTTTGTATGAAGGTGCATTATCTCTGGCAAAAACAGGCTATGATTTATTGGCAAGTGAAGATACGGTCCAAGCAATGAAAGAAGAATTCCATAAAAATGAAGAAGAGGCGTCCGTTTAG
- a CDS encoding TRAP transporter small permease — MKILQWIDKAFMKLEEFILSFSIILISFMIIGNVIAREVFNSGAFYFAYEVSQFAIVIATFMGIAYAARKGRHISMSAFYDFAPFKVRKVMMIIINLVAGIFMFILAYFSYSFVIFEYNTGAVTTSLELPRYLMGIFIPIGFLSAGIQYLRNTYINFTQKAKSTVYIGIDAPDYNDQKKRDVTLEDINL, encoded by the coding sequence TTGAAAATTCTGCAATGGATTGATAAAGCTTTTATGAAGCTGGAAGAGTTTATTCTGAGCTTCTCTATCATCCTGATTTCCTTCATGATTATCGGTAATGTGATTGCAAGAGAAGTTTTTAATTCCGGCGCTTTTTACTTTGCTTATGAAGTTAGCCAATTTGCAATTGTGATTGCAACGTTTATGGGAATTGCTTATGCAGCAAGAAAAGGGAGACATATCAGTATGTCCGCATTTTATGATTTTGCCCCATTTAAAGTGCGTAAAGTAATGATGATTATCATTAACCTCGTTGCAGGTATTTTTATGTTTATACTTGCATACTTCTCCTACAGCTTTGTGATATTCGAATATAATACAGGAGCTGTTACAACGTCCCTGGAGCTTCCAAGATATCTTATGGGTATATTTATCCCAATTGGTTTCTTATCAGCAGGTATCCAATATTTACGGAATACTTATATTAACTTCACTCAAAAAGCAAAAAGTACTGTATATATAGGAATCGACGCTCCAGATTATAATGATCAGAAGAAACGAGATGTCACATTAGAGGATATCAATTTGTAA
- a CDS encoding TRAP transporter large permease — MLATLLSIMVILLFLNFPMMIPLILAPVVVMLLFNPNLSMDLLMGQLLTGISSSVLLCVPLFIFAADIMTSGKTSNRLLDFIGSFIGHIRGGYAVTTAAACSIFGAISGSTQAAVVAIGRPMRERMLKAGYKDSSAIALIINSSDVALLIPPSIGMIIYALAAGSGVSVGDLFIAGIIPGIMVFLAFAIYSVIYAKVKDIPLAKRQGWRERWKSFRKALLPLAFPVIIVGGIYTGIFSPVEASGIAVLYAFILEVFIFRTISFKKIPSIALSTGLVTSAVFILVAGGQLFSWVLGYARIPQQVSEAVLGTDPSAIYVLIIVSIFFFVGCMFVDPIVVILVLTPIFVPAAETAGVDLIHLGIIITFQAALGSATPPFGVDIFTASAVFNKPYLEVIKSTPPYILILLLIGVLLIFFPQLSLILIH; from the coding sequence ATGTTAGCGACATTATTATCGATAATGGTTATATTACTATTTTTGAATTTTCCGATGATGATTCCTTTAATTTTAGCTCCTGTTGTCGTCATGCTTCTATTTAATCCAAATTTAAGTATGGATTTATTGATGGGACAATTATTAACAGGAATTTCATCCTCTGTCTTATTATGTGTGCCTCTATTTATTTTTGCGGCAGATATTATGACTTCAGGGAAAACATCTAATAGATTGTTAGATTTCATCGGTTCCTTTATTGGTCACATCCGTGGTGGATATGCTGTAACAACAGCCGCTGCTTGTTCCATATTTGGCGCTATATCCGGATCTACCCAAGCAGCAGTGGTGGCAATCGGACGACCAATGCGGGAAAGAATGCTGAAGGCAGGATATAAAGATTCCAGTGCCATTGCTTTAATCATTAATTCAAGTGATGTTGCCTTACTTATTCCGCCAAGTATCGGTATGATTATTTATGCTTTAGCAGCAGGATCGGGTGTATCTGTCGGTGATCTATTTATTGCCGGGATTATTCCAGGTATCATGGTGTTTTTAGCTTTTGCAATCTATAGTGTGATTTATGCAAAAGTAAAAGATATCCCGCTGGCTAAACGCCAGGGCTGGAGAGAGCGGTGGAAATCTTTTCGTAAAGCATTACTCCCATTAGCTTTTCCCGTTATTATTGTCGGCGGGATTTATACAGGCATATTCAGCCCCGTGGAAGCATCGGGGATTGCTGTCCTGTATGCATTTATTCTGGAAGTTTTCATTTTCCGGACGATTTCATTTAAAAAGATTCCAAGTATCGCGCTGTCAACCGGATTGGTTACATCAGCCGTATTTATACTGGTAGCAGGCGGACAATTATTCTCATGGGTGCTCGGTTACGCAAGAATCCCGCAGCAAGTATCCGAAGCAGTATTAGGAACAGATCCAAGCGCTATTTATGTACTTATCATTGTCAGTATCTTTTTCTTTGTAGGCTGTATGTTTGTTGACCCGATTGTAGTTATTCTTGTACTAACACCAATATTTGTACCTGCAGCAGAAACAGCAGGAGTGGATTTAATCCATTTAGGTATTATTATTACCTTCCAGGCAGCTCTAGGATCTGCCACACCGCCATTTGGTGTTGACATTTTCACAGCCAGTGCGGTATTCAATAAACCATATCTGGAAGTAATCAAAAGTACACCACCTTATATATTGATCCTTTTACTGATCGGTGTACTGTTAATTTTCTTCCCGCAATTATCATTAATACTCATTCATTAA